AACAGCAACCATGCAAGCCATTGGAAAGATAGGATCCCGTTAGAGACGCattgaatattttgcaaagTAACAATATGGTGTTCTTTAAAGTATGTTTAATGTGTTTGATAAAAAAACTAGAGTGATCACGCTCTAGTATAGTATATTTTTTAAGATACCAAtcattgatttgatttttttaatggcCCAATCATTGATGAATACGTTGAATTAAATACACCTGGCAGTAGTTAAATTAAATCTAGCCACATTAAAACCGGGCCTCGTGGTCTCATGGTAtagtcatcaactcgtacgacttaacatcGTGCCCGTCATGTGTTCAAGCCAAGTAGTGGCAAAGGTTAAGCCTTTACCGACGGCGGTTGTTTAGCCAAAGGAAAAGAAGTGAAATTGATTAAATAACATCAGAACCTTCCTTTCcttgtaaaaaaatcaatttaccCGTGAAAATCCCATTCCCTAAATTGAAAAATACTGGACTTAACTTAACTTGCAGTGTTTCTCAAGGCAGTTCAACACTGCAAGCTTCATTTGCAATCCGTAAAATCGCTTTTCAACATTTATAAATGAATGTCGAGCGTATACCGAGCAACCAATGACAGGTCATTCGAGattgcatttttattgtttaaatgtattttattgaattattcGCATCCGATGTTGAGCTATCTAGTTTAAACCCTGTAAATTAACTTTAAAAAACATACCGAACAACACCATTTAACCGTATAGACATTTTATTCACTCGTAGCACACTTTTGCCCTGAATTATGAGCAGTAATCTAAAAGTAATCTCATTTACTTATCTTATCTGAAATACAGCCCTAGCGTTTCTCTTGGAGGATTACCACTAACGAAATGCAGAAAAATGATCATGCATTCGTTTCATTACTATCACTTGCAAACGTCAGTCTCGATACATCTGCCGACTGCCAGCTATCAAGTCCTAGTTCACATTCTGAAACAATAGAAAGAAATTAGTTGGGAATTCTTCCGACTTCGTCTACATTTCGGTCACAGGGTGGCCACGGAGCAGCATACTTACAGAGGATTCCCGTTTGCCGAACTTGCTCCAGAAGGTGACCTTACACTTGGTGCGCTTgccattttgtttgttaaagATGGAGCACACATCGAACGGGGGGCAGTACAGGTGCAGCGAGACGGCCACATCGGTATGGCTCGGATTTTCGACCCGGTGCAGCCCGAGCGTATCGTTAATGTAGCACACGCCATTCGTTTCCAGCGTGCTGCGCGAAAGCTCCTCCAGCTCGTCCCCATTGTATTCCACCTCTTCGCCCGCCGGCTGACCGCTACCAATGTCCGCCTTCTGTCCTCCGTGACCGTCGCATCCTTCGGCCAAGCATAGCGCGTCTCCATCAGCTGGCCCTTGAGCATCTTCATGAAGCAATGCGAATCAGCATGATCGTGGATGGCCGATGCGTGCCCTTCGTTCCAGCAGAGAATCATCAGGTTGTACTTGCCATTACCGGCATCTACCAGATTTCGGGTGTAGCTGTGTGTAGGAAGAACCAGTGAGGAAGCATGAAATCGATACGCGCTCGAATCATCACAACAGCGAAAGCCAGATAGCGTGCGGTGGGAATGTGGCATGAGTTGCCATTTGCCGCCATTTCAAATGTCCTGAAAACAGACTCTCAGACTTGTTCGCTTATCGAGCGTGGGCTGCAAAGATAAACCCATCGCATCATTCGGACAGGACAATCAACTTTATCATCTTTCGCGATGGAAGCTGTTGCAAACGGTCTGAAGCTGAAATCTGCGCCACGATGACATGGTATAAATTAATATTCAACATCTCATTTTCAATATTTGCGATACATTTGAGTGATACGGACAGTGTCGCTATCGATACGAACTTTATCAAAATACGACTTGCTGGGGTTGGGTACGTCACAAAGTCTTCCGTTTCCTACTGGTTTTGAGATGATTCCGTCATCCTCATAGGCTTATTAGACGACGGGAAGTACTGTCACTGTTCGTTTGGTATTTTCTGTCATATCGCAATGGACAGATACTACTGTTGTGGAAATCGAAATGCCCATTTCCAATTTGCTCTGCTTCATTTCCAATTTGCTCTGGAGTGGATTTTGCTGTCAATGTCGATAGAAGTATTTGGATTTACTGTAGGGGTTTGATACCAAAATACTAAACGAGGATGACAGAACTTTCTATCGTCTAACAAGCCAATCACAGTGCTTTATCTTTTAAACAGATTTAGTAGAATTCTATCGCAATCACTCTCCTGCATAAGTCCTCCAGAAAGGGATGTTACGCTTCTACCTTACCCTACAATAAACCAAAGTCCACACCTAATCGGAATTGAGCCATGTGTGCTATGCTACCTTCATTAATCGTCTACTAAAGATAAGCTGCTCTGTTCGAATTTGCTCAGTTGGCTCTCTTCCGACGCCTTCCCGACCCTAATCCAAAAGATCCCCGGATACGATCGGACCACCTGCGAGCGCATGTGTGTTGCCAGGGACCGGGAAACCGCCGCCTTCTTGCAtactgtacacacacacttaccggTATCGGTCGAATTTGGCAAACTTGCGCCACTCGGCCGGGTTCGACTGGTAGCTCAGCATCAGATGGTTCACGTACTCGATGTTGACGTGGTCCGAGTCGAACGTTTTGCGTAGCTCGCCGATCAAATCGGGTCAACGTTTCGCACTTCCTTGCGTTCTTGAGCGGTTTGTCGATGCCGGTGAAGGTTTTCGTCAGCTCGCGTAGATACTTTTCGCAATCTTCGTTCCGGTTCTCATCGCCGCCACAGTTGTTGTTTAGTTCCATTACCGCCAGCGACGTCattatgatttttatgtttcccACTCGGCTGATAACGCACTACACTACGCTGGCCGTACGACACTGGTCAATAGATCTGGGCGCGCAAATTGTGCTGTGGTGTGCTGCCTTCTGCCTATTGGAAGGGAACggaaaacgtaaacaataatattaaaaacataCACCATTAATTACTGCGTACTGCGACTGGTTCGATCTATCGGACGCCAATAAAAATAAGGGGGTTGCTTTTAAAAGGGTGCCTTCGCACCAGTTTGTagtgagcgagagagcgagagagggttCGCAAAACTTGATTACGCCAGCGCGCCAGGGCGAAGATGCAAGGCAGAGATTGATCGCCGCAATCTGGGCATAATCTGGGGCCCAAGAGTGTGATTTACCGAGCGTTGGGCACTGCAATTGTCCGGCCGTTCTCGCCACTGCACTCGGTCACAAATACGGCCATTAGCAAACCGCCCGCCATGTTGGGCAGGTTGAATAGCCTTTTAAAAGTCATCGGCATACCATTGCTGAGCGGCCCATGCGGCGGTCCACCAAGGGTAGGCAAAATAGACATCAGCCACCGAGGTCCGTAAAGCTAAAGAGAGCTAACATAAAACCCAGCCAtttgaagaagagaaaaaaagtcaCACAAAGCCATCGCCCATGCTTCCTACCGTGATCACAGATCTTCTTGGTCTTCTTTTGCAAGATCGTTCCCCGGGAAAGGTTCAAGCCGATCTTTATCAGCTTGCAATAACAATTTGTTCCTAGGTCAAACAGACCAGCAGAAGGGATAGTTTTTCTTTTACGTGTGCTACTTGATAAGCTACTCTAACCTTCACGTTAAGTTTAGCTGATCTTTTGAAGAGTTTATTTTCCGCTCGCTCCCTAAAGACCGCACGGTCACGTTCtttatcatcatcagcatcatcgcaCGTGTTTATTttcgaaagaaagaaacaacgGTGGCCGCAATACtgccagcagcatcagcatcccGCATACAACATAATGCTCCTGTGCCTGAGATTGCATCCAACACACCAGCCGTATCGACAAAGCATAAAAGCAAAGATCAACAAAagtagtaaaacaaaaactttctcTCATCTCTTTTGTTACCTCCGTTGCGATACCGTCTTATATACACGTACGTCTCGCCACGTCTTTAGCACTGGCTGCACCCGTCTCCACCTGTTGCCAGAAATGCAGCGCAGACTTTCTCGTACCTGTTGCTGTTCCCAGGTCGTCCAAAGTGCAGCAagatggcaaaacaaaaacccttccCCTCAACATCGACCAACatctccccctcccctccacGATCAAGGTTAGGTATGCGAATCCTTCCACGCGGGGCAATCCCCAAAGCCTCACACTTAATTGGCTTGCAGCACATTCGACAGAAGGAATTAAGCGCTAAAGCTTACCCAGCGACCTGTTGTCCGTCCGTCCGAGTTTTCTAGAAACCCTCTTCCGATTGGGCTTGGTGTTGGGCTGCTTGAATGGTGCGGCACTCGTTAAGGGAAAataacacttgaacacttgaacCACCAGCCCTCTTCTgggtaacacacacacgtacacacgcacacactcacacaccgacacacttGATCCGGGCTATGCGCAGAAGGATCGTGTTTGGCGTAGCCGAGGCGCTTAATTAGCGGTAAAATCCCTTCGGTAGTGGAGCAGAAGCAATGAGCAAATATTTGTCCGTCTTCTCAAGTGCTGGACAAGATCTTTGAATAAGCACACAGCACGCAAAACAtacgtacacacaaacacagagagagagagagagagatgcggAACTCCGTTTTGTTTGAAAGCAGTTCGAAGCAGCTGCTGGAGGATGAGGGAGGATGTTGCTTCACGACACTTGCACAGCGACTGCCAGCACATGCCCGCACGGCGAgttaatttaacattttttcccTCGTTTTTGCACGATCCGAATTATCGCTCCGGTGTCCTCCTGCCACCGCATCGCGCCATCTCGTTTGCGCGctgcatcatcaccatcgccaGCTCTCGCTAGTCAGCCACCGCCGATCGGCCGTGTACCGCACATACCGTACCCGTTTACACTTACACCCGCCGCTCGCAGACGCTTATCAGCGGCTGACGACCGACCGGCCGACCGACCAACAGCCCCGGCCACAGCAGAGGGGGTGGCACCTGCAGGAACAGCAGGAAAGGAGACACCATCGGACACTGGTTTGCGCAAGCTGGGGGGAAGAGGGCAGCGAGGGCACACAGGGAAAAGGGACGGTACACCACAACAGGCTTATGGGACGCACCTCCAAGTCGAGAGGGCCGCGCGTCCAATCGCGTCTGTCGGTTGAATGCTGCGCACACCTTTGCCGCCGTCCAAGCGAGCCCTTCCTCCTTGATTGGGGACAGAGGgggaaaagggggggggggttgtgtttttccttcttctcaaCAATGACCCTTGccgaacacacgcacacaccgctgTAGGCTCGTGGAGTTGCCGGACTGGGGGATCGAGGTGGGGGTTTATGTTGTTACATAGTCAACACCGGTTTGTTGTGTCCGTCGGTGACTCACGGAGGCTCGAGCGCACACACTCCCGTGGACTTTGCGCGCACACTGGAGGGCGCCATCGGttttggtgcgtgtgtgtttgtttggctcTTGTGACTGTGCGCAAAGGGGAAATCCGTCAATATGCACTTCAGCCCGCCCATCTCGGACGGAACGTCGCGATAAGGGGACGCTAAACTCGCTGGTCGCAGGAGCGAACGATCGCCCTATTCCTCAGCTTAGGAAAGGAATTCCCGGGCCCCGGCTGATCGTACCTTTTTGGTGCTTCTCTTCTTCCGGGGAAATCAGAAGCTGGCAGCAAGAAGACGGTCGGGCATTTTGGGGTAGTAGCAAAGACCATAATGATAGTGAAGGTAGCGGAACAGGACCAGCCAGACGTCGTTTTCCAGCGcaaaccggttttttttttctatgctgAGAGGTCGTggtattttctttccttctttcgcAAAAAAACATGAATGGAAATTCCACAGTTAGgtgcgttttattttgtttgagaACGTGTTTTCTTTATTGCTCCGGTTGCGGCTGCCGTGCCTGTTGCAAGTTTCTTATCAATCGGCGAAGAATGGGCAAGACATGTGGGTCACtttgagtttgtttttcaaagtattcaaaatttatgtcaaaaattaaacatacaTAATGATTAAGAGTAAGGATATGGGACGGAGACAGCCCTCTTGAGCCTCGCCATTTGCCAATTGGGACAAAGAACGACAACGACTTGCATTGTCTGAAGCGTGATCAAAATTAATCTGCGCTATCGCACCACACCGTCCGTCAATCAGTCAATGCATTTCGAGTTGTTGGGCTTGTTTTCATCTCCATTGTCCGGTTTATCTGGCCGGCCGATGTATCTAGAACCTGTATCGTATGTCGACAAGATGCTGGCAACAAAGCAGCAAGGATCATACGCGACACGTCACCACTGACGAATGCTTGAAACATTTAATAGCCCTTTTGTACGCATGCTTTACAAGCTCTAAGTTAGGTAATGGGCTGTTGTTATCAAGCATAAGGCCTGTCCTTCAATACAGTGGAACAGAGCACTTGATAAAAAAActaggtaaaaaaaaaacatttgcaaTCATGTGGCCTTGCCTGCGAAGCTCATTCCATCTTATCGACAGATTATCGAAATCGTGGGAAGTTAAAGAAACGGATTAGAAAATAGCGCCACCGGTTTCGATGTGGtcgtggttgttttttttttttttattgtgcctCGTGTAAAAGGGTTGTTTACTGTTTGTTTACCACGAAAGACGCGTATCGAACGCGGTGTTGTGACCTATTTGCTGCGTGTTTTGTCGAACCGGGTGTCAACTGGTAACTGCTCCGTTCCTTGACACCCTCCATACATTGTTGCCCCGCTAGCCGGGGTGTTCCCCTCCCGGGACCGAGCGTCTAGTAATTGTTTACCGGTGGACTGGTAATTGCATACCTGGTCGCGTTATCAAAGACCAAGACAAGCACGAGCAATCAATTTGTTAGACAAAAATAATATCACCCCCCTGAGGTCCCCCGGTGACAAAGATATGGATGGGGTGTGCAAGATTCTGTAAAGACGTTGCGATATAAGCAGTGTAGAGAGCGCGGTGAGGCGCAATAAATTAGTGTAAGGCACATAACAAACTAcagcagttttttgtttgtttcgattGGTTGATTAGACTGTGATAAAAATATAGTCGACAAATGAAAAACATCTCTGAGTctgtttgcttcctttgccCGTCGGTAGTTGATGATATACGAGGTGTTTGTAGTAGATGGTGTTGTGTATGTTAAACGGTTTATTCCTGCTTATTGTAAACAGTGATAACAGGCTGATCTTGAGTTGAGTTATTTGACCACCAAAGTTCAACGGAGATGATACACTCACCCTTTGCAATACAAACATGATTATAGCAAGAAATCAATCTGTTCAATAAAGGGTTTTAAGTGTTCTAACACAGCAATACAATTTTGAGAAAATAGATTACTTTATTAGTACATACATATCTAAACTGTTATTCTCATTTTCACTCACAACTGTTCAGGATGTTCGGCTAAACAACCGATTCCACCTCATGCAATCGAACTTGTGATTAGAACTAATCGAAACACCTATCATCAGATCATCTGCTCTAGTTGAAAACGAGTCTTCAGTTCAACAATTACAAGGTTTACTAAAACAGCGGTGTTAAACTCATCTGATCAGAGGCCTGCAATTTGGCTGTGATTTGTGAgccgcaaagttgagaataaaaaatacaccataatagttaaaaaaaaaacacattcaaaatACCATTTGCAAATACCTATCTTTGTAACAATTCGTTCATTGATGGTGTTTGATCCTGCTTCAAATCAGtattattaaataattgtTTAATAGGCGGATAGTTTGTATTGCTAGGACAAAAATTCGCAGAACGCTGCTGGACTTCCCCTACtttagtgaaaaagtgtgtttgactTATCTTTTTCTAATAGAATATGCGCTATGAAAACGCGGCTAATGAGACATACATGTTGAATATTAACTGATAATTTTTTATGATGGTGTCGTCGTAGTGAAATTCAGAAGGAGCTCCCATCGGCATCAAAGATATAACATTCTGAGGTCAGAACCGTACAGAGCCGTTTGAAGCCGTTCGAAGCAATCCGGAGCATACTGAAGCCTCTACTCAGAAGAACTCGTAAAACCGACCGGACTCGTAGAAACTCTGACTGCAGACTAGCGGCTCTGTGCGTCAACGGATGACTCCAACAGTTCCTGATGGCTTTGGACGCCTTGGGCTGTATCGGACGGCACCGAGTGGAACTGTAGGTTTGATTTGGCAAGAATTGGAATTGGAGCCGGAGTAGGGATAATCGAATATGGATTTGAGCCGTATATGCGAATTCGACGACGCATTACTAATTGTTGCGTAGTTTCCAAgtgtttatgtatttattttcattcctattTTGTTTCTAGACAGTTGATGTAAATATGTTGATACGTTCGGGTAGAGCAAGTTTGTTAGATATTATGGGTACAAAAACGTTAGTGtcaaaaaatattgcgactaaatgattgttcttctctggaaaacTTAAGACACTCAAAACATTGCAATAATAGATGTTTGCAATGCTTtaagcaattctcaaaatattctcccgGACCGCATCCAAAATCAACGCGAGCCACCAGTTTAACATACCTGT
This sequence is a window from Anopheles merus strain MAF unplaced genomic scaffold, AmerM5.1 LNR4000746, whole genome shotgun sequence. Protein-coding genes within it:
- the LOC121602980 gene encoding LOW QUALITY PROTEIN: cysteine dioxygenase type 1-like (The sequence of the model RefSeq protein was modified relative to this genomic sequence to represent the inferred CDS: inserted 1 base in 1 codon; deleted 1 base in 1 codon); this translates as MTSLAVMELNNNCGGDENRNEDCEKYLRELTKTFTGIDKPLKNARKCETLTDLIGELRKTFDSDHVNIEYVNHLMLSYQSNPAEWRKFAKFDRYRYTRNLVDAGNGKYNLMILCWNEGHASAIHDHADSHCFMKMLKGQLMETRYAWPKDATVTEDXKADIGSGQPAGEEVEYNGDELEELSRSTLETNGVCYINDTLGLHRVENPSHTDVAVSLHLYCPPFDVCSIFNKQNGKRTKCKVTFWSKFGKRESSNVN